Within the Solwaraspora sp. WMMA2056 genome, the region GTCAGGTCCGCGCACGGTCCGGGCCGTCCACAGCCGAGACAACAGCCGGTGTACGCCGAGGTGGTGTGACTGTCGATGGTGCGTTGCGCCTCGACGACGCGGCTGCGGGCGTACCGGGTGTAGTAGGTCGCGGAGCGCTGGTCGCCGGCCGGGCGCAGCCGGGTGGGTGGTGGTGGGACGGTCGGGGTGGGGCGGGGGTCGGGTGTCACCGGACGTTGCCTCCCGTACGCGTGGAGATGGCACCCGCCGCTGATGCGACTGTTGTCGCAGGTGGCGGGCAGGTTGACGCACCCGGCCGACCGACAGGCGGCGCCGGCCGACCGGGCTTCTTGCGGCGCAACTGGCTCCGGGTTTGCAGACCTGGGAGCGGGTTGCTCGGTCATCGTATATAACAAGTGATGTACGAGCAAGTTCGCAGGTCATCACTTGCCATACCCACTGATTCATGGTCGAATGTGAGGTGCAGATCTGGGAGTAGACAATGCCCGCCAAACCGAAGTGGGCGCAGATTGCCGACGGCATCCGCGCCAAGATCGCCACCGGAGAGCTTGCTCCAGGCGACAAGCTGCCATCGACCAGCGAGCTTGGCCGTGAGCACGGCGTCTCGGCCATCGTCGTCCGACAAGCGATCAACACGCTGAAGGTCGAGCGCGTCGTCGAAGGCGTGCCAGGTGTCGGCGTCTTCGTCGCCGACCCGAACGAGACGCAGGTCTGACCCCTGCCGATCGATAAGGTGGGCTTCGGACTCTTGCGGCGGGCGGGGTATTGACGGTGGCCTGATGGGTCGGCCGCTACCGGCCCAGTTGGCGACAGCGCTGATCAGGGGAGGGCCGGCGATGCCGCCGAGCGCCAAGTGGGTAGGCCTCCTCGTCCACATCCGCAAGCAGATCGAGACCGGCGAGTTGTCGCCGGGCGCGAAGCTGCCGTCGACGTCGCAGCTCTGCGCCGAACACAACGTGTCGGCGATCGTCGTCCGCAACGCCATGATCGCGCTCAAGGCCGAAGGCCTGGTCGTCGGTGTACCCGGTGTCGGTGTCTTCGTCGTCGATGCCAACGAGGCCACCGGTGGGTCGTAGCTGGAAGCCTGCGTTTGTACCTGCGAACGGCTCGACTGGCCGTGGTCTTGGCTACGCTGGGTTCGTTGCCCAACTACTCGGGTGCTTGGAGTGGTGACCTCGGATCATGCCTTACGCTGTGCCCCTTTGGAAATCGATCCGTGATGACCTCCGTGCGCAGGTCAAAGCAGGGCTGTTGAAGCCGGGCGACCGGATTCCGACCACTCGGAAGCTGATGGAGCAACACTGAGGCTTATTCAGCAGGGCCTCGATAGCCCACAGTGGACCCCCTGATAAATGAGACGGCCCGCCCTCCCATAGGATGGAGTTACCACACAACAACCAAAGAAAAGCGGACCGCCGAACATGTATCATACCACCGGCTTCACGACCGATCAGATCCGCGACCTCTGCGTGCTGGTCCGCGCCGAATGCCGGAACCTGGGCATGGAACCGTGGCCACCGATCCTCGGCCTCTACCGCGCCCTCGTGGTCACGTTGACCTACATGCGGCGCAACCGCGTCCAAGCGGAGATCGCCGAGGCGCACGGCGTCTCCCAGTCGACGATCTCACGGGCGGTCACCGCCATCACCCCGGTCCTCGACCGCGTGCTGGCGGGGTTCGTGCCGACCGCCGACGAGCTCGACCCGACCGTCCAGTACATCGTCGACGGCACCCTGTTCCCCTGCTGGTCATGGCGCACGGACCGCTGTCTGTACTCCGGCAAGCACAAGACCACGGGCATGAGCGTCCAGGTCGCCTGCACCCTCGACGGCGCGCTCGTCTGGGTCTCCGATCCCGTCACCGGCAACCACCACGACTCGTACGCGATCAACGACACCGGTGTTCTCGTCAGCCTGAATCCTGCAGGCTGGATCGGCGACAAGGGATACGTCGGCAACGGCATGATCACCCCGTACAAGAAGCCCAAGGGCGGCGAGCTCACAGAGTGGCAGAAGGAATACAACAGGCAGGTCAACAAGATCCGCTGGGTCGTCGAACAGGTCATCGCGAATCTGAAGACCTGGAGAATCCTGCACACCGACTACCGCAGACCGCTCGCGACCTTCACAGAAACGATCTCCTGTGCCATCGGGCTGCACTTCTACAGGATCGCCTGTGAATAGACCTCACTCGACGTAACTAATCAGGTCGGCCGGTTCGGGCTGGTTTGATCTTGGTGGGGTTGTTGGGCAGGATGTCCGGGTGCCTGACGTGCCATCCATCGTGGAGCTGCTGGAGCGGCTCGTGGCGTTGGAGGAGGCCGTCGCGCAGCGGGATGCGCGGATCGCGGTTTTGGAGGCGGAGAACGCCGAGTTGCGGCGTCGGTTGGGTCAGACGCCGAGGAACTCGAATCTCCCGCCGTCGGCGCAGGGGTTGGACAAGCCCGCGCCGAGGTCGTTGCGGGGCCGGTCGGGACGCCGCGTGGGTGGTCAGGACGGTCACCGGGGGCAGACGTTGCGGCAGGTCGACGTGCCGGACGAGACGGTTGTCCATGAGCCGGTGGTGTGTGGCGGGTGTGGTGACGGCCTGGCTGGTGCGGCGGTTGTCGGGGTGACCCGGCGTCAGGTGTTCGAGATTCCGCTGGTCGCTGCCCGGGTGGTCGAGCATCGTCTCGTGGCGCGGCGGTGTAGGTGTGCGGCGGTGACCTGTGCGGACGCGCCCGTCGGGGTGGACGCGCCGGTGCAGTACGGTCCCCGGCTGGCGGCGGTCGTGGTGTATCTGCTGGTCGCGCAGTTCGGGGCGCAGAAACGTGTCGCGCGGGCGGTGGGTGATCTGTTCGGGGTGCCGGTCTCGCAGGGCAGTGTCGCGGCGTTGACCGCCCGGGCCGCGCGTCGTCTGGAGGGTGACTTCCTGGCCGTGGTGCGCCGGGCGTTGGCCCGGGCGCGGTTGGCGCACTTCGACGAGACCGGGTTCCGGGTCGCCGGTCGTCTGCACTGGGTCCATTCGGTGTCGACCGACAGGTTGAGCCTGCTGTACGTGCACCGCCGTCGTGGCCGGGAGGCGATGGACGGCGGTGGGGTGCTGCCGTCGTTCGCCGGGGTCGCCGTGCATGACGCGTGGGCGCCGTATGACTGCTACCCGGGCGTGACGCATGCGTTGTGCTGCGCGCATCTGCTGCGTGAGTTGGTGGCCGCTGGTGAGCTCGATCCGGACGCGACCTGGGCGGGGCAGGCGATCCGGGCGTTGCTGGACCTCAAGACCGCAGCCGAGGCCGCTCGCGCCGCCGGCCGGGACCGGGTGCCGGTGGACGTCCTCGCCGTCGGGGTCGCCTCGTTCCGCCACGCCGCGCTGGTCGGGGTCAAGCAGCACGCCGGTGCGCGGGCCCCGGTCGGGCGCAAACTCCACGCCCTGGCCCGGCGGATGCACGAGCGTATCGATGACTACCTGCGGTTCGCGTACGACCTGCGATGTCCGTTCGACAACAACGCGGCCGAGCGTGAGGTCCGCATGGTCAAGGTCCGACAGAAGATATCCGGCGCCATGCGCACCTTCACCGGCGCGGAACACTTCTGCCATCTGCGGTCCTACCTCGCCACCGCGGGCAAACACGGCGTCAATCTACTTGACGCACTCACGCAACTGACCTCCGGCCGACCATGGATCCCCGCCACCAACTGACCTGATTAGTTACCACTCGACGACCTCGGCAACCGTACGCCGTGCCGTCGACTCGATGATCGAGTCCGGCGAACTCGTCGGCAGGCAGGGCCTCGGCGTGTTCGTCGCCGATCGATCGGACAACGCCTGATCTTTGGCCTGCTATAAGCCTGTCGCTCCTGCTCCTGCCGAGGAAGGAGCGCGCACCCTGGGTCGGCCAAGTCCTCGACGCGGCCCGACACCAGGTTGTGCGTCCGGTACCTGAGCCGAGTTGGCGACAGTGCTGATTAGGGGGTATCGACGGTGCCGCCGAGCGCCAGGTGGGTCGAGCTTGTCGCCCACACCCGCAGGCTGATTGCGCCCGGCGACCTGCCGCCGAGCGCCGAGCTGCCGTCGACGTCGCAGCTCTGCCCTGAGCACAACGTATCGGCGAACGTCGTCCGCAACGCCATGATCGCGCTCAGGCCGGGGGCCTGGTCGTCGGCGTGCCCGGCGTTGTGTCTTCGTCACCGACCGGAACGAACGCTTCCTGCGTGGAGGTCTGCCACGAGTGAGCCGCCCGCTCCGAAAGCCGGTAGGCGATAGTCTTCAGTGCGTGACGGCTCGATTTCGCCAGGCGATGCGGTTGATGCGTCGTCGCGATCCGCAGGCTCGGGAAGAGGGCTTCCACCTTCTCCTGCAGCACGCTGCTGAGCATGTCGACGAGTTGATCGCTGAGTTTGTGGCCGAGCGGGATGATCATGGTTTGCGATGTTGGCTCTTGGAGCTTATAGGGCAGGCGCGATCGGCGAAGGCGTTGCCGATCCTGGTGGATCAGATGTATGGGGATGATCCTTCGCTGCGCTCCTGGGCGGTTCGCGGACTAGAGTCCTTGGATACCAAGGAAGCACGCCAGGAGCTCTGGAAAGCGCGCGCTAACGGACGTTTCAACTGAGATGTGTAGCAGGTTGGTCAGCGCATCCGCATCTGCTGTCCGTGCATAGCTCGGACGATACTCAAACGGGGTTGAGTATCGATGCGGCGGCAACCATCATCGACGGCCGCGCCACGCGGGCCACCTCCAATTGATTCCGGGTGGTGTCGAGTTTTCGAGCAGCGGTTTGAGCTCGCGGTACCGATGAAACCGGACGCCAAGATCGGGTTCTGAATCGGGGTCAGAGCGAAGGTCGGATTCACCGACAATCGGCACGACGAAGTAAATGCCATTGTCGGCTAGTGCCTCAATGAGCGATCTGAGGTAGAAATATCCCGGCATTAGACACGCGACGTGTCCCTCTTGTGTTGCAATGCCAATCAATTCGTCATAGTCGTAGACTGGATCGTAGGGTGCTGGGTAGAGGGCGCCGACGTGCCAGGGAATTCCTGCTTCGTCATGGCCGGGAGGCGTCCTTGCGAGAAGTCGATTGATACGTTGTCGATTGTGACATGCACCCATCACTGGCGCATTGGGAGCGGCGAGGAGGGATGGCAGTGTGAAGAGTGAGTCAGTGGATCGGCCAGATCGGATAACCGTCGCCGCGACCGACCACGAGATGGGTGGAGCGGCTACTCGTTGGAAGCGGGCGTGGGGCGGATCGACTGCTCGATACAGCGCTGGCTCGGTCATGGGGTATTGATCGCCTTCTAGGAAGACCGCAGTGTGCGGCGGATCGCCCCCCTCTACATACTCGGCAATGATTTCGATTGGCACTTGCGCCTCGGAGTCGGCCAAAAGGCCCATCGCCCTAACGATTTCCCATGGATTTTGATTGGCCAACTGCGAACCGTGTGGAGCGATGGTTGCTGGCGACGCTTGGGCGTACTCGTATACCCGAATGTGTTCTGCTGGTATTCCCGCTTCGATCCATTCTTTGCAGCGGGCGGGGGTTGGCATGGCGGTGCCGACTGTGCGGTTCATTCTCCTGAATTCGGCTGGCGATATGCCCAGCCCTTCCCATTCTGGGATCTCGTCCATTCTCACTAGGTTGGCTGCAACCAGTGCTGACCACTCTGGGGGATCATTTGAAGCCACATCGCGAGTTTACACACGCCTGAGATCGGCTGCCTCCACCTGGGGCTCCTCTCTGCTGATATTGCCATGAGTTGCCATAGATTTGCCGCGCTCGGAGCACTGCTCGGTCCAGCAAGTTACAGGTTGGACAGATATCCCTTCAGACTCTCCTTGGCCTGGTGAGTGAGGACGGCGGCGTCTTCGATGTTGGCGCGGGACAGCTCGGCCCACGTGTAGATCTCCTGCGTGCGGTCCTGCCGTCCGCCGGCAAGCAGTTGCGCTAGGCCGAGCTGGCTGGCCCGCATCGCGTTCGCAACGTTTGCCAGCTTGGCCTGCTGGGTCTCGATCTCGTCGAGGATCTGTCGGAGCCTCCCGATGTACCCGCCGGCCGACCCGGGCTCCGACCCGGCGCGAGGCTGGGTCAGCCGACGCGGCCGGTGTGGTGGTGCGCGTCGCGGCTCCTGTCTCGCCGGATCGACGGCTCGAAGGACCTGCTTCGGCTTACCCGTACCCAGGATCGGCGTTGGTGGCTTGCCGCCCGATGTCTCTTGCTTGCCCTCGTCGGCCTTCCGGCTCATCATGCGGTCGACGGCCGTACCAGCGGCGGACTTGCCCAGGATCCCGAGCATCGCGCCCGCGATCGCGCCACCGGTCGCTGCTGTCGACGGCGGCACGGGGAGACCGGCCTTCGTCGAGGCCAACCCCAGCAGCATGCCAACGGCTGCACCGCCAAGCTCGGCCAGCTTGCCAAGTGACTCCTTCGACAACTCCCGGCGGAACTGCTGGCCGAAGGTCTCGGCCTGCTGCTGGCCCTTGCGCTGCTTCCGGCCGTACCTCATGTCTGGACGACCGGGTCAAAGAAGGCGCATCCGGTGACGACCATCATCGGGAGGTTGATCGCCACGTCGCGGGCTACCCCCGCCGCCGTCAGGTCCATCAGCTTCTCGCCGGCGGCTTCCTCCTCCGACTGGTCGGCGTAGAAGGCGCACGCATCCCACAAGTTGGCGTGCAGGAAGGCGTACGACCATTGGGTGTAGACCTGGATGGGCACCGCGACCGCCGCCTTGTCGCCGACGCCGATGCGGTGCAGGTCGGGTTCCTCGGGCGTGGTGCCGAGGCCCTGGGCGAGGGGGAGCAGCTTGTGGCGGCTGAAGACCGGTTGCAGGTCGCCGTCGGGGTCGAACTCGACGAGCAGGCCACGGGCGATGAGGTCGTCGACGTAGCGTGCGGCGTGCGGCTCTGGCTTCGGGGCGGTTTCCAGCATGCGTACCAGGGAATCGCGGTTGACGGTGAGCTTCGCGTGCTGGTCCGGGTAGAGGAAGGCGGCGGCCCAGACGGCGGCCTCGGTTTCGGTCAGCTCCACGAGGTCGTCACCGAGATGCACCTCGTAGCACTCCGGCGTCGGGTCCGGCGGGCGGACGTACCGGTAGCGGGGACCCATGCTCAGCCCCGCGGGCACGATCACAGTCGACATCAGGTGATCCTCCCAGCCGGTCAGAAGCTCGCGGTGTAGCCACGGCTGGACTCGATCGCGCTCTGTGTCAGCGCCGCCGCCTCGGCCAGCTTCTGCTTCGCCTGCTCGACCTTGGCGATCGTCTCGGACACCTGCGAGTGGCTGGACCCGCTGGTGATGCCGCGCAGCGCCGCCGTACTGCGGTCGAGGGCTTCCGCGCTGGCCCGGATCGCGCCGACTTGCTGGCCGACCTCGTCACCGAACCGGGCGACCCCCGCCTTGACCTCTTCAACCGAACTCACGCCGACATCCTCCCCATCGGACCGTCTTGGCTACCCTGACCGTACAGCGAGTGAACAACGGGAGCCATGACCTCCGGTAGGCACCCGGTGCACGGACCATGGGACAGACTGCCGGGTGGGCTGCAGTGTCAGCGCTTGAAGACTGTGTCGGTGTGCCATTCGAGCAGGCCGTGGTCGGGGCGGCGGGCCTTCTGCTCGGGTACGGCGATCTGGGTGCCGGCGCGGGCGTAGAACTGTTCGCCGTTGCCGAAGTCGTCGCGCAGGCGTCGGCTGACGAGCAGTCGGTATTTCGGGTCGACGCCCAGGTAGCCCTGGTCGAAGAGGATGTGTACGTCGGCCCGCAGCAGCATGCCGTTGTCGATGCGGTGCTCGCCGCCGGCGGCCACCGGGCGGATGTGCGCGGCCTGCAGCGCCGGCCGCAGCTTGCTGTCGGTGATCGCGCAGCGCCGGGAGTATGTGTCGAGCACGACCGCCTTGAACGACTGCTGCCCGAGGCGCTGTGGCCGGAGCCGGGGGTCGCCGAACACCGGCCCCGGCCGGTGCCAGGCACCCTCCGGGTCGACGTGGACCTCCCCGCCGAGCAGCAGTTTCGTCAGGTGCTCGAAGTACTCGAAGTGCGTGCCCGACGACAGGTCGTACGTCTTGCCCTGGGTGAGGTTCGGCGAGAACTCCGGCGGCGGCTCCGGCTGCCGGCCCTCGGGGAAGAAGACCGTGTCGCGGATGAAGATGCAGCCGATGACCGGGTCCTCGCCAGGGCCGATCGGATCCTTGCGGTACTTGCCGATGTCGCGGGCCATGTCGGCGAGGGAGCCCGCGCCGTTGGCCTCGCCGAACAGTCCCCAGGCTTCCGAGAGCCGCAGCTTCGCGAACCCGCTGAAGAAGCCGCCGCCGACGATCCGGTTGTGCGGGTAGCGGCTCTTGAAGAAGAACGGCTCGCCGGGATTGAGGACCTTGAAACTGCCGCCGCCCGGCCGCCAGAAGTTGACCTCGTTGATCTGCGGCCGGGCGGCGAGGAAGCTGCGCCACTCGCCGTCGGTGACCCCCACGAACGCCTTCACCCGGCCATCTTGCTCGGCGGGCGGCGCGGCACGATATGGGCCGACCGGCTGACAGTCGAGAGTGCACCGATCGGGGTGCGGCTGGCGCTGCTCGCCGGACGGGTCGCCTCGACGTTCACCAGGGAGCTTGTCGTCGGGTCATCGGCTGACCTGCGCGCAAGCGTTACGGAGCCGGCCTAGTACGGCAGCCGCCATTTGCTAGTTGACCAGGGCGTATTCGCGGTTGAGGCGGGTGCGTTGGTGGAACCAGCGGGCGCGGGCCTGGTGTCGTCGTCGCCAGGTCAGCCAGTTGAGGGCGTGGTCGGGTGGTTGTGGGTGGTGGAGGACGTCGGCGAGAAGCCGTCCGATCTCGGGCACGGTCAGTGGGATCAGTCCGGGCTCGGCCGGTGGCGGCTGGTCGGGTGTGGCCGGTGGGGGTGCCTGGCTGTCGGTGCGGTGGCGTAACCGCGCGGCGGTGACCGCGCAGACGGCGAGAGCGGCCATGACCAGTACGGTGTGCCGGGCGATCGCGTCGTGGAGGCGGGCCTGGCACTGGTCCAGGCCGAAGTGGTCCTTGCCGAACTCGAAGCATTCCTCGACCGGCCACCGCAGCCCGGCGGCGCGGACCAGCCGCGACACGACCACCGGTTGCCCCTCGGGCACGAAGCAGTAGTGGAACGCCAGTTCGCCGGTGGCCAGGTGACGGCGCACGAGGAGGTGGTGGCGGGGTGAGGCGGTGGCGATCCACGCCCACGCGTACCAGCGGTGTCCCTTCGACCCGGCACCGGCCGAGCGGACCTGCCAGCCACGACCGCGCCTGCCGGCGAGTTCCGTAACGGCTTGCGCGCAGGTCAGCCTGTCACCGGACGGCGTCTGGATCACGCACGTCGAGGCGACCCGCAGCACGTACGCCTGCTGCGGCGGCTGGCAGTTCGGCTGTGAGCAGGGGGCTCGGTTCGTCTGCGGAGGCGTCGTACGGAAGAGTACGCTCACGGCGGGTCGTCGACACCCCTGGCCCGGCGGTTCCACCGATCAGCTGAGCGCGTCTCACAGAGGGATTCCTATGAGTACGTCGACACCGTTGTTGTTCCTGCACGGATACTGGCACGGCTCCTGGTGCTGGAGTGAAGTCACCGCCCGCGTCGCGGCGACCGGGCGGGCCAGTGTCGCGGTGGACATGGCCGGACACGGCCTGCGGGCCCGGCGGCCCCGTTCGGTCTACGCGCGCCCGTTCGACCCGCAGGCGATCGCCACCGAGGTCTCCCCGGTGGCCGCCGTCGACCTCGACCAGGCCGGGGACCTGCTCGTCGCGCAGCTCAAGCAGGTCGGCCGGGGCGGCCCGGTGACGGTGGTGGCGCACAGCATGGGCGGCACGGTGCTGACCCGGGTGGCCGAGCAGGCACCCGAGCTGGTCGCCCACGCCGTGTACCTGACGGCGTTCATGCCGGCGTCGGGCCTACCGGCGATCGCCTACATCGACATGCCGGAGAACGCCGGCGAACTCATCGGGCCGTCGCTGTGCGCGGACCCCGTCGCG harbors:
- a CDS encoding transposase family protein; the protein is MYHTTGFTTDQIRDLCVLVRAECRNLGMEPWPPILGLYRALVVTLTYMRRNRVQAEIAEAHGVSQSTISRAVTAITPVLDRVLAGFVPTADELDPTVQYIVDGTLFPCWSWRTDRCLYSGKHKTTGMSVQVACTLDGALVWVSDPVTGNHHDSYAINDTGVLVSLNPAGWIGDKGYVGNGMITPYKKPKGGELTEWQKEYNRQVNKIRWVVEQVIANLKTWRILHTDYRRPLATFTETISCAIGLHFYRIACE
- a CDS encoding winged helix-turn-helix domain-containing protein — protein: MPAKPKWAQIADGIRAKIATGELAPGDKLPSTSELGREHGVSAIVVRQAINTLKVERVVEGVPGVGVFVADPNETQV
- a CDS encoding HNH endonuclease — encoded protein: MKAFVGVTDGEWRSFLAARPQINEVNFWRPGGGSFKVLNPGEPFFFKSRYPHNRIVGGGFFSGFAKLRLSEAWGLFGEANGAGSLADMARDIGKYRKDPIGPGEDPVIGCIFIRDTVFFPEGRQPEPPPEFSPNLTQGKTYDLSSGTHFEYFEHLTKLLLGGEVHVDPEGAWHRPGPVFGDPRLRPQRLGQQSFKAVVLDTYSRRCAITDSKLRPALQAAHIRPVAAGGEHRIDNGMLLRADVHILFDQGYLGVDPKYRLLVSRRLRDDFGNGEQFYARAGTQIAVPEQKARRPDHGLLEWHTDTVFKR
- a CDS encoding IS66 family transposase, producing MPDVPSIVELLERLVALEEAVAQRDARIAVLEAENAELRRRLGQTPRNSNLPPSAQGLDKPAPRSLRGRSGRRVGGQDGHRGQTLRQVDVPDETVVHEPVVCGGCGDGLAGAAVVGVTRRQVFEIPLVAARVVEHRLVARRCRCAAVTCADAPVGVDAPVQYGPRLAAVVVYLLVAQFGAQKRVARAVGDLFGVPVSQGSVAALTARAARRLEGDFLAVVRRALARARLAHFDETGFRVAGRLHWVHSVSTDRLSLLYVHRRRGREAMDGGGVLPSFAGVAVHDAWAPYDCYPGVTHALCCAHLLRELVAAGELDPDATWAGQAIRALLDLKTAAEAARAAGRDRVPVDVLAVGVASFRHAALVGVKQHAGARAPVGRKLHALARRMHERIDDYLRFAYDLRCPFDNNAAEREVRMVKVRQKISGAMRTFTGAEHFCHLRSYLATAGKHGVNLLDALTQLTSGRPWIPATN
- a CDS encoding alpha/beta fold hydrolase, translated to MSTSTPLLFLHGYWHGSWCWSEVTARVAATGRASVAVDMAGHGLRARRPRSVYARPFDPQAIATEVSPVAAVDLDQAGDLLVAQLKQVGRGGPVTVVAHSMGGTVLTRVAEQAPELVAHAVYLTAFMPASGLPAIAYIDMPENAGELIGPSLCADPVAVGALRLDVGSVEPGYRQQLRSVFFGDIDPDSADAAIALLTPDAPAGIALGATALTRSGWGSVPRTYVTCAQDMAIRPALQQKFIVDADAAFPDNPTSVEALDASHTPFLSMPQQVADIVTAVG
- a CDS encoding winged helix-turn-helix domain-containing protein yields the protein MPPSAKWVGLLVHIRKQIETGELSPGAKLPSTSQLCAEHNVSAIVVRNAMIALKAEGLVVGVPGVGVFVVDANEATGGS